Genomic window (Natronospira proteinivora):
CGCCACCCTCTCCGGCGGTGAACAGCAGCGGGTGGGCATTGCCCGGGCGGTGGTGGGCCGGCCCCCCATGCTGGTGGCGGATGAGCCCACCGGTAATCTGGACCCGGCCCTGTCCCGGGAAATCATGAGCCTGTTCGAACGCTTCCAGCAGGTGGGGGTGACCGTCATGGTGGCCAGTCATGATCATCGCCTGATTCGCGAGACCGGCCGCCGGGTGCTGACCCTGCGCGACGGACGAATGACCGACGCGGAGTTAATGGACTGATGGCCTCTCGACGCCCCAATCGACTTCGCCCGGACCGCTCTGCCCGCCGGCCCAATCCCCCCAAGCGCGACAAGAAGGGCGCCCGTCGCGGTGGTCTGGGCCTGATTGCCCGCTTCCAGGCCTGGTTGCTGCGTCACGCCCAGACCCTGGTCTTTACCCTGGGCCGAATCTCGCGCCGGCCCGGTTCCAGCTCACTCACCGCCGGGGTGATCGGCGTGGCCCTGGCCCTGCCGGCGGCCATGTATGTGTTGGTGGAAAACACCAGTGGCCTGGCCGGCAATTGGGAAGGGGTTTCGCGGGTCTCGGTCTTCATGGAGCCGGGCAGCCCGGAATCCCGGGCGCGTTCCCTGCGGGAGGAGTTGGAGGCCCGCTCGGAAGTGTCCCAGGTGGAGCACATCAGTGCCGAGGCGGCCATGGAGGAGTTCACGGAGCGTTCGGGCTTCGGTGATGCCCTGGCGGTGCTGGAGGAGAATCCCCTGCCCCCGGTGCTGGTGGTGCATCCCACCGAGTCGGCGGCCACGCCGGAGGGGCTGCGGGCCCTGGTCTCGGAACTGCAGGACCTGGAGGAAGTAGACCTGGTGCAGGTGGATACCCAGTGGATTGAGCGGTTCCACGCCATGCTGGAGATTGCCGAACGGGGCATTGCGGTTGTGGCGGCGCTGCTGGCCCTCGCGGTGTTGATTGTGGTGGGTAATACCATCCGCCTGGAGATCCAGAACCGGCGGGAGGAGATTGAGGTCACCAAGCTGGTGGGGGCAACGGATGCCTTTATACGCCGACCCTTCCTCTATACCGGGCTCTGGTACGGAGTGTTTGGCGGGGTGTTGGCCTGTCTGCTGGTGACCGGGGCGGTCTGGGTGCTGCATGATCCGGTGCGTTCCCTGGCGGGGCTCTACGGCAGCGGTTTCCAGTTGTCCGGCCTGGGTTTTCTGCCCAGTCTGCAGGTGCTCGGGGTCGGGGCCTTGCTGGGCTGGGGCGGCAGCTGGCTGGCGGTGGCCCGCCACCTGAGTGAAATCGAGCCGGCCTGATCAGAACAGCCCCCGTAGGAGCGGATTTATCCGCGATTGATCTGCCGGGATATGGTCCTCCGTGATCTCCGCGTAAAATATCCAGCCTGGGTTCGCCAAGCCGGCATCAATATCCCGAAATCCAAGCAAATTAACCCTTCGTGCCCCTTCTGCCTTTCTTCGTGTCCTTCGTGCCATGTCTTTCTCTGGCTCTATAAAATCTAACACGAAGGGCACGAAGAAGAGCAGAAGGACACGAAGAAAAGAATGACTGCCATTCCCGCATCCGTAGGGGCGGGTTTATCCAGTCCTGCAGAAGGGGCAAAGCCTCGGATAGGGCCGCCGGTGTTAGGCGGCCATGTAGCCCCTGAGTTTCTTGATGGCGCTGTTCTCGATCTGGCGGATTCGTTCGGCGGAGACGCCGTACTCGTCGGCCAGATCATGCAAAGTGGTCTTGCCATCCTCGCTCATCCAGCGGGACTGGACGATGTGACGGGAACGCTCATCCAGGCGGCTTAAGGCCTGGCTCAGGCGGCGGCTGCCGGAGTCACTCCAGTCATCGGCCTCAACGGCTACGGCCGGGTCACTGCTGCTGTCAGGCAGGTAGTGGGCCGGAGCGTAGCTGCCCTCCTCATCGTCATTGGCGCCGGGATAGGGGTCAAAGGCCACGTCATGGTGGGCCAGGCGGCCTTCCATTTCCATCACCTGTTCGCTGCTCACACCCAGATCCCGTGCCACGTTGTCTACTTCGTCCTTGCTGAACCAGCCCAGACGATGCTTGGCCTTGCGCAGGTTGAAAAAGAGCTTGCGCTGGGCCTTGGTGGTGGCGATTTTCACAATCCGCCAGTTGCGGATCACGTACTCGTGAATCTCGGCACGAATCCAGTGCACGGCGAAGGAAATCAGGCGGACGCCAACACTGGGGTCGAAGCGCTTGACCGCCTTCATCAGGCCCACATTGCCTTCCTGGATCAGGTCGGCAAAGGGCAGGCCGTAGCCCTGGTAACCCCGGGCCACATGGACCACGAAACGCAGATTGGAGAGGACCAGGGTGCGGGCCGCATCCAGGTCGCCTTCGTCGTGGTAACGCACGGCCAGGTCGTGCTCTTCATCTTCGGAGAGCACGGGGATGCTGCTCACGGCACTGAGATAGGCGTCCAGGCTGTTGGACGGACCGGCCAGCGCCAATGCGGCATTGTTTTTGAGGGTTAAAGCTTTCTTATCCGCCATCCCGTCGGCCTCCAAAAACGGTTCAGGGAAATTTCCACGCTCTATTCTAGCACTCACCGGGTTGGAGTGCTAATCCCGAAATGAGTTCCCAAGCTCACCGACCAAGCGGCCCAGGGCCGCTGGCCCGGGGGAATTCGAGGGCCTGGGCGGCTCTGGCGGCCGCTCGCGCCGGTATGGAGCGAGGTGCGTAGCCAAAGCTACGTGCCGAGTAAATACCAAGCGAGCGGTCGTCAGAGACGTCCAGGCGCCGAATCTCCCCCCGGGTCAGCGGCCCCAAAAAAAACCGCCCCCCGGCAAAGCCGGGGGGCGGAATCTTTTCGGTCAGACCCGCCGGCTAAGCCGGCGGGGACTGACTATGGCCTTGGAAGGCCCTTACACACGGCGACGGGCCGCCAGACCCAGCAGTGCCAACAGGAACAGCGTCGGCATCAGCGGATCAATCGGTCCCTTGCCACTACCCATGGAGCAACTGAAGAAGCTGCTGCCACTGGGCCCACTTGGCTCAGCGACATCCTCATCTTCATCATCAACACAGGCAGCCGTGCTGACACTGAAGGCCTCGCTGGTGATATCCCCCGCCGAGGCGGCAATTTCGCCCTGGAAGTCGTAGGAGGCACCACACTCGAGTCCATCCACCACTTCCGTGTAGGTCTGGGGATAGAAGCTCGCCATCAGCTCGAAGCCTTCGGTCTGCTCACCATCACCGTCGATGAAGTAGCCCGAGGGCGTTGCACCGAAGGTGTTGGCGGTCATGGTCAACTCGACCGATTCCTCATCAATGGCTTGACCATCGACACTCATCAGCTCGATCTCATCACCAAGACCTTCCAGCACCAGGCCACCGGCATCGATTACACCGGCAACCGCGCTGCCATCCCAGGTGGAGTACAGCTCAACGGTCCATTCACCAGCGGCTTCTTCACCGGCGAACTCTTCCAGCAGCTCTTCCGCCGAATCGGTTCCGCCACCAGAGGCCCAACCCAGGTCATAGTCCAGCTCTTCATCTGGATCTGCCCCGGTAGCACCGGCAGCACCGCCGATCAGAACTTCGGTTCCTTCCGGAGAAGTGAGATGCATACGGAACTCGTCCAGCCAGTCACCACCGGTAGCGGTATAGGTGATATCCAGCGTGGCACCTGCGGTCAGCGTACCGTCAATGCCATCCAGAGTGACCACAGTGGGATTACCGACACCACCGCTCACCTCAATACCAGCCAGGTTCAGCAGATTTGTGGTGCATGCACCGCGAGCATAGGAACGGTTGATGCCATGAGCCATACCCGTGATCTGGTTGGTGGCCCAGATAGTACCATCACAGTCGATGGTGACATCCCGCACCGTATCCAGCAGTACACGCTCACCTGCTTCGTCGGCATAGACAATCTCATCAACGAAGGCATAGCCATCGTTGAGGTCATGCACGAAGACATCGGCAGAGGTGTCCCGCTGATAGTCAGTGATGAAGATGCTGCCGGTAGCCGGATTGACGGCCAGGCCGCCAATGGCGTAACCGGTATCAACCGAGTTCAGCACTTCACCATCCAGGTTGACCTCGTAAATCCAGCCACCGCGGTCACCGAAGTACAGCAGCTCGCTGGATTGATCGTAGGCAACCCCACGGAGACGGCCATCTTCCAGATCTTCCTGATCCAGGCAGATGGCGTTGCCGGTGGCTTCGCCTTCAGACGGATCCACTTCGTGCAGGCATTGATCACCACCCACATTCAGGTGCCAGAGCATGCCGCTTTCCGGATCGTAGGTCATACCTGCGGTCCAGTCACCGTCATCACCATCCGCATAGGGCTTGGTGGAGATGCTGCTCTCGGTGGGCGAACCATCGAAGTTGAAGCCGTGGATGTGATCGCTACCTTGATAAAGCTCGCGATCGGCCACCCAGACATTACCACCACGCAGGGTGTGGGCAATGCCATAGCTACCCATCAGACCAGTATCGAAGCTGGCATCCACCAGATCCACACTGTCATCCGGCTC
Coding sequences:
- the ftsX gene encoding permease-like cell division protein FtsX, with protein sequence MASRRPNRLRPDRSARRPNPPKRDKKGARRGGLGLIARFQAWLLRHAQTLVFTLGRISRRPGSSSLTAGVIGVALALPAAMYVLVENTSGLAGNWEGVSRVSVFMEPGSPESRARSLREELEARSEVSQVEHISAEAAMEEFTERSGFGDALAVLEENPLPPVLVVHPTESAATPEGLRALVSELQDLEEVDLVQVDTQWIERFHAMLEIAERGIAVVAALLALAVLIVVGNTIRLEIQNRREEIEVTKLVGATDAFIRRPFLYTGLWYGVFGGVLACLLVTGAVWVLHDPVRSLAGLYGSGFQLSGLGFLPSLQVLGVGALLGWGGSWLAVARHLSEIEPA
- the rpoH gene encoding RNA polymerase sigma factor RpoH — its product is MADKKALTLKNNAALALAGPSNSLDAYLSAVSSIPVLSEDEEHDLAVRYHDEGDLDAARTLVLSNLRFVVHVARGYQGYGLPFADLIQEGNVGLMKAVKRFDPSVGVRLISFAVHWIRAEIHEYVIRNWRIVKIATTKAQRKLFFNLRKAKHRLGWFSKDEVDNVARDLGVSSEQVMEMEGRLAHHDVAFDPYPGANDDEEGSYAPAHYLPDSSSDPAVAVEADDWSDSGSRRLSQALSRLDERSRHIVQSRWMSEDGKTTLHDLADEYGVSAERIRQIENSAIKKLRGYMAA